In Juglans microcarpa x Juglans regia isolate MS1-56 chromosome 4S, Jm3101_v1.0, whole genome shotgun sequence, a single window of DNA contains:
- the LOC121262675 gene encoding LOW QUALITY PROTEIN: 50S ribosomal protein L24-like (The sequence of the model RefSeq protein was modified relative to this genomic sequence to represent the inferred CDS: deleted 2 bases in 1 codon), which translates to MGWKAAQKLIRHWKVLRGDNVMITRGKDKGETGVIKRVIRSQNRVIVDGKNLVKKHIKQGQGHEGGIFTVEAPLHVSNVQVVDPVTGKPCKVGSRYLEDGTKVRVSRGLGASGSIIPRPEILKIRTTPRPTVAGPDTTLDLVLEKTYDAKTGKGMPEL; encoded by the exons ATGGGTTGGAAAGCGGCTCAGAAACTCATTAGGCATTGGAAAGTCCTCAGAGGAGATAAT GTGATGATAACAAGGGGCAAAGACAAAGGAGAGACGGGTGTGATTAAGCGCGTAATTCGCTCGCAGAATCGCGTTATCGTCGACGGCAAGAATTTG GTAAAAAAGCATATCAAACAAGGGCAAGGTCATGAAGGTGGAATATTTACAGTTGAAGCACCACTGCACGTATCGAATGTTCAAGTTGTTGACCCAGTAACAGG GAAGCCATGTAAGGTCGGATCTAGATATCTAGAAGATGGCACTAAAGTAAGAGTATCTAGGGGTCTGGGAGCATCGGGATCCAtaatacctcgtcctgaaatcTTGAAGATAAGGACTACACCAAGGCCTACAGTTG CTGGCCCA GATACAACACTGGATCTCGTATTGGAGAAGACCTATGATGCTAAAACAGGGAAGGGCATGCCTGAACTTTGA
- the LOC121262673 gene encoding vicilin Jug r 6.0101, translating to MAFKPKIPIALLLLTSLLAICAGLALAMQDPELKQCKHQCRHQRQFDEQEKEQCQRSCDEYHREKKAQERAERRRSEEGSSREERYEEEELGGEHEEENPYVFEDEDFETRVRTDEGRIQVLEKFTKRSKLLRGIENFRVAILEANPHTFISPAHFDAELVLFVAKGRATITTVREEKRENFNVEQGDIMRIPAGTPVYLINRDENEKLYIVKILRPVSVPGHFEAFHASGGEDAESFYRGFSWEVLEAALKTRRDQLEKLFGKQTQGVIIKASKEQIRSMSQHEETPPRIWPFGGDSTHPFNLFHKRPSQSNQFGRLYETDPNECKQLQDLDLMVSFANITKGSMAGPYYNSRATKISVVVEGEGYFEMACPHLSSSGSRGQREGSGSSRRRSRSGPTYQQIRGRLRPGMVFVAPAGHPVAVIASRNKNLQVLCFEVNAQGNIRFPLAGKNNIVNEFEREAKELAFNFPAREVEKIFRNQDQEFFFPGPSRQPEEGDRAFE from the exons ATGGCTTTCAAACCTAAGATTCCTATAGCTCTCTTACTCCTGACGTCTCTCCTGGCTATATGCGCTGGTTTAGCTCTAGCCATGCAAGACCCGGAGCTGAAACAATGCAAGCACCAGTGCAGGCACCAAAGACAATTCGATGAACAAGAGAAGGAACAGTGTCAGCGAAGTTGTGACGAGTATCACAGAGAGAAAAAAGCTCAGGAGAGAGCAGAGAGGAGGAGATCAGAGGAGGGAAGCAGTAGAGAAGAAAGATATGAAGAAGAGGAGTTGGGCGGGGAGCATGAGGAGGAAAATCCTTATGTTTTTGAAGATGAGGATTTTGAAACCAGAGTTAGAACTGATGAAGGCAGAATTCAGGTCCTGGAGAAATTCACGAAGAGATCGAAACTTCTCCGCGGCATTGAGAATTTTCGTGTGGCGATTCTTGAAGCGAATCCTCACACCTTCATTTCCCCGGCCCATTTTGATGCTGAACTTGTTCTCTTTGTTGCTAAAG GGCGAGCAACAATTACAACAGTTagggaggagaagagagagaacttCAACGTGGAACAGGGAGATATCATGAGGATTCCAGCCGGAACACCTGTTTATTTGATCAATAGGGATGAGAATGAGAAGCTTTATATTGTCAAAATCCTCCGACCCGTCTCTGTTCCTGGCCATTTCGAG GCATTCCATGCGTCAGGTGGCGAAGACGCAGAATCATTTTACCGGGGATTCAGCTGGGAGGTTCTTGAAGCTGCTCTCAAG ACACGAAGGGATCAGTTGGAGAAGCTCTTCGGGAAACAGACTCAAGGAGTCATCATCAAGGCATCCAAAGAACAAATCCGGTCTATGAGCCAACATGAGGAAACTCCCCCTCGAATATGGCCTTTTGGAGGCGACTCAACCCATCCTTTCAATCTTTTCCACAAACGTCCCTCTCAATCGAACCAGTTTGGGCGTCTCTACGAAACCGATCCTAACGAATGCAAGCAGCTACAAGACCTCGACCTCATGGTCTCCTTCGCTAATATAACCAAA GGATCTATGGCTGGTCCCTACTACAACTCAAGGGCAACAAAAATCTCTGTGGTAGTTGAAGGTGAAGGGTACTTTGAAATGGCGTGCCCGCATCTCTCATCCTCCGGATCAAGAGGGCAACGAGAGGGCAGTGGAAGCTCTCGGCGAAGGAGTAGGAGTGGCCCAACTTATCAGCAGATTAGAGGACGCTTGAGACCTGGAATGGTGTTTGTAGCCCCTGCAGGCCATCCAGTTGCTGTCATTGCTTCACGGAATAAGAATCTGCAGGTGCTTTGCTTTGAGGTCAATGCTCAAGGAAACATTAGGTTCCCTCTCGCAG GGAAAAATAACATTGTGAATGAGTTTGAGAGGGAGGCGAAGGAGTTGGCCTTTAACTTCCCTGCAAGAGAGGTGGAAAAGATCTTCAGGAACCAGGATCAGGAGTTCTTCTTCCCGGGGCCAAGCAGACAACCAGAGGAAGGCGATCGTGCGTTTGAATGA